In a genomic window of Phyllostomus discolor isolate MPI-MPIP mPhyDis1 chromosome 5, mPhyDis1.pri.v3, whole genome shotgun sequence:
- the LOC114497006 gene encoding histone-lysine N-methyltransferase PRDM9-like encodes MMEEEPRRGQKESPEDTGKLFVKAGMECGRGFTRKSDLVKHQRTHSGEKPYVCRVCGRGFTWKSSLLRHQRTHSGEKPYVCRECGRGFTQKSHLITHHRIHSGEKPYVCRECRRGFTDKSHLITHERIHSGGKPYVCRVCGQGFTDKSSLITHKRIHSGEKPCVCKDCGRGFTRKSGLVKHQRTHSGEKPYVCRECGRCFTQKSHLITHHSIHSGEKPYVCRECEQGFTRKSSLLRHQRTHSGEKPYVCRECGRGFTQQSTLIVHQRTHSGEKPYVCKECGKGFTCRSDLVKHQRTHSGEKPYVCRECGRGFTDKSRLITHQRIHSGEMPYVCRECGRGFTQKSHLIIHQTTHSGEKPYVCRECGQGFTWKSGLITHERIHTGEKPYVCRECGQSFTQKSTLIGQHFLVHSIQIPHQSIVGVSLNSVFSSCVT; translated from the exons ATGATGGAGGAAGAGCCCCGCAGAGGCCAGAAAGAGAGTCCAGAGGACACAGGCAAGTTATTTGTGAAAGCAGGAAT ggagtgtgggcgaggctttacacggAAGTCAGATCTCGTCaaacaccagaggacacactctggggagaagccctatgtttgcagggtgtgtgggcgaggctttacatggaagtcaagtctcctcagacaccagaggacacactcaggggagaagccctatgtttgcagggagtgtgggcgaggctttacacagaagtcacacCTCATCACACACCACAGGatacactcaggggagaagccctatgtttgcagggagtgcaGGCGAGGCTTTACAGAcaagtcacatctcatcacacacgAAAGAATACACTCAGGGgggaagccctatgtttgcagggtgTGTGGGCAAGGCTTTACAGACAAGTCAAGTCTCATCACACACAAGAGGatacactcaggggagaagccctgtGTTTGCAAGGactgtgggcgaggctttacccGGAAGTCAGGTCTCGTCaaacaccagaggacacactcgggagagaagccctatgtttgcagggagtgtgggcgatgctttacacagaagtcacacCTCATCACACACCACAGTatacactcaggggagaagccctatgtttgcagggagtgtgaacaaggctttacacggaagtcaagtctcctcagacaccagaggacacactctggggagaagccctatgtttgccgagagtgtgggcgaggctttacacagcAGTCAACTCTCATTgtacaccagaggacacactcaggggagaagccctatgtttgcaagGAGTGTGGAAAAGGCTTTACATGCAGGTCAGATCTCGTCaaacaccagaggacacactctggggagaagccctatgtttgcagggagtgcggGAGAGGCTTTACAGACAAGTCAcgtctcatcacacaccagaggataCACTCGGGAGAGATGCCCTATGTTTGCAgagagtgtgggcgaggctttacacagaagtcacatctcatcatACACCAGacgacacactctggggagaagccctatgtttgcagggaatGTGGGCAAGGCTTTACATGGAAGTCAGGTCTCATCACACATGAGAGGatacacactggggagaagccctatgtttgcagggagtgtgggcaaagctttacacagaagtcaacTCTCATc GGTCAGCATTTCCTGGTGCACAGCATACAGATTCCACATCAGTCCATAGTGGGTGTGAGTCTGAACTCGGTcttctccagctgtgtgacctaa